One segment of Terriglobales bacterium DNA contains the following:
- a CDS encoding FtsX-like permease family protein — GIRKAVGATRRDIRFQFLAEAVFISVCGGVVGTLIGLALPFSVRFFTSFRIPISGLSAVIAILVSSLVGIVFGTVPAALAAKQDPVVSLRYE; from the coding sequence CGGCATCCGCAAGGCGGTGGGGGCGACCCGCCGCGACATCCGCTTCCAGTTCCTGGCGGAGGCGGTGTTCATCTCGGTGTGCGGCGGGGTGGTGGGGACGCTGATCGGGCTGGCCCTGCCCTTCTCCGTGCGCTTCTTCACCAGCTTCCGCATCCCCATCTCGGGGCTTTCGGCGGTAATCGCCATCCTGGTGTCGTCGCTGGTGGGCATCGTCTTCGGCACGGTGCCGGCAGCCCTGGCCGCCAAGCAGGACCCGGTGGTCTCGCTGCGCTACGAGTAG